The sequence below is a genomic window from Selenomonadales bacterium.
GTGAAGCTGTGCAGCTTATTGAGACCTTGCTTGCGCAAGAACAGAACATGGAACGCTTGACTAAGCGCATTGAGAAGGCCGTGGAGCGAATAGAGGAAGGGCAAGCGCTAAAGGACGCCGTGCAGGAGCTGCGAGAGGGCAAGGATCGGCTAGATGAGCGAGACGACGCAGAAGACGACGAAGATGACGACAAAGACGACGAAGATGATAAGCGTGACAGATCCGAAGGCCGGGGACAAGGACAAGGTCAAGGTCAAGGTCAAGGCCAAGGCCAAGGTCAGCGCGAGCGCGAGGATAAGCGCGAGGATAAGCGTGAGGATGAGGGCGAAGGCGGGATTGACGACACAGGTGACGACGAGCGCAAGCCCGGCCCTGAGGATATTCCGCCACAAACCGATGGGGACGGCCAGGATAAGCAGGCGAACGAAGACAAAGACGAGGGAAATTAATTTTCGGCGGGAGTGCAACCTTTCGCTGCTAGACCCCTTATGAGAGTAAGAGACGCCGGTCTCGCAAAAATTGTAAGAGGTGAAGGCAATGTTATCAGGAAACCGGAAATTCCTTGTTCCCTTATTGGTAATCGCTCTTTTGGCCACTAGTTTACTCTGGACCTTCCGTGCTCGCCCTGCGTTCGCACATATCACGCTGGAAGTTAATCCGAACCTGACGCTTACGGTTGACTCGAGGAACCGCGTTTTGGCCGTCGAACTAGGGGAAGGCAAAGCGCAAGAGCTTTTTGCCGACACCGATTTCCGCCATATGCCGCTTGAGGCGGCCCTCCGGCAAATCACCGCCAAAATCGAAGCGGCAGGGCTCCTTACTCCTGAGAGGCGTGTACTGCTAACTGCCCATGCGGCGACAGGCACTACCCCGGAACAACTGGCTCCGCTGGTGAAAAAGGCACAGGCAGTGATAGACGTCCACATCAGAGAGGCTGCGTCGGCGGTACCGGTAGCCACGGCGATTGTATCGGCACCGCTAAGCGAGGCAGCAAAGAGACTGGGCGTATTGCCCTCAGTTTACGCAGAACTGATCGCCGGCGGCATATCCAATGAAACTCTGGTGGCACTGTTTGGCCAACTGACCGGCGAGGGCATTACCGCCAAGAATTTTCGCAAAGAGATTCGCGACATAGCCGAGAGCCTGCTCGATATGCGGGAGGAAGGCATTAGCGAGGCAATGGCTCTGCAGGTGCTGCAAAAGGCCATTAAGGCAGACCCGGCTCTGCGCGAAGTTACTACTATCGCTTATGATTTCCTAGACCTAGTCGAGGCCGGGTTTGCGCCTGAAGCTGCACTGGCCGCCATTTCTCGGGCTATCGCCGCCGACCCGACGCTCCGCGAACATAGCACAATTGTTGCGGTGCTTGCCGATCTAAAAGAGCAGGGCCTCTCCGACACAGATGCGTTAACTAAGCTTGAGCAGGCCATTACCGCCGACCCCACCCTGCGCAGTCTAGACGATTTGGTGGAAAAGGCCCCCCCGGGCACGCGCGGCCGCGCTCTAGGGAGGAACAAGGACAAAGATCGGGCTGACGAAGATAAGGATGACGAGGACGACGACAGCGACGACGACGACAGCGGCAAACCCGAGTTTCCCGGCAAGGGCAAGGCACGCGGACGCTAAACCTAGTAGCGACAACGAACAGAGGGCTCCCCGCAATATCGGGGAGCCTTTTTTTGATCAGACCATTGACAACATCTACTTGCCCTTGCTAAAATCAAGGCACGTATTATTAATATAAAGGGGTTGATACACATACATGAGCATGCTAGATATTCATAACCTCAGGAAGACTTTCGCCGGCAAGAAGCAGAAGGTGGTGGCCGTGGACGACGTGTCTTTCACAGTGCTACCGGGGGAAATGGTGGGGTTGCTGGGCCCAAACGGCGCGGGCAAGACTACCATCATTAAATCTGTGCTTGGCATCGTCGAGCCTGACAGCGGCACGATTAGCGTTAAGGGGTATAGCCCGGCGCGGGAGCTTAGGCAGCTCCTCTCCCACACCGCGGCGGTACTTGAGGGTAGTCGCAACATCTATTGGCGCCTAAGTGTGTGGGAGAACATCTGCTTCTTTGCGGGTATTCACGGCATATCTGTAGCCGCGGGCAAGAGCTACTTCGAACACCTCTTGACCACCTTTAGTCTCAAAGAGAAGCGCGACAGCGAGGTGCGCCATTTGTCGCAGGGCATGAAGCAAAAGGTGGCCATCTGCTGCGCACTGGCCAAGCAGACCTCGCTTGTTTTTCTGGATGAACCCACGCTTGGACTCGACGTAGAAACTTCCTATGAACTGCGCGATGCACTAAAAGACCTGGTACAAAATGAGCAGCGCACCGTCGTGGTGAGCAGTCACGATATGGACGTGATTCAGGATATTTGCCAGCGTGCCATTATTGTATCCGGAGGCAGAGTGATCGCCGACGAAAGAATCATCGACCTATTAGCGCTCTTCGAAAGCCGCACATTCAAGCTTGTCGTGGCGGGGGCCGAACACAAGGAGCTGCTTGCTGCGCTAACCCACATCTTCCCGCATTTTACTTACAGCACTAACGACAGGCAGCTCCTGCTTACGGCTAACTTGCCGCAAGCGAGCGACCTGTACGCCTTAATCGACCTCTTGCGTGAACACGGTGCCGAGCTTGAGACCATTAACCAAGAGGCGCCCGACCTAGAAAAAGTCTTTGTCAACCTGGTGCGGAAGGAGAGAGAGCGGTGCAACGGTATTTAATCGCCATGCGGGCCATGATTACCCGCAACCTGATCAATATGCGGCGCTATGTGTTTAACACCATATCGGGGCTAGTCACGATGTACATAGTCTTTATGCTGCTTTTTATGGGGGTGCGAGGCATAGGCGGCGCGGCTCTCGCCGGCGGCACGACGCTCGAAGGGTTAGTTGTAAGCTACCTGCTGTGGGTGCTTTCCATTAGCGCCTACAGCGACCTCGCATGGGACTTAAACCAAGAAGCGCAGGTAGGCACACTAGAGCAGCTGTACATCTCTCCTATCGGCTTCAACTGGCTAAATGCCTTCAACCTTATCTCGGGGCTTGGTCTAAGCTTTGTTTTCGCGAGCGTGCTCCTGACGTTAATGATGCTTACTACCGGGACGTACCTTAACCTGGACGTAATAAGCGTGATACCGCTGATGATACTGTCGCTGCTTGGGGTCTACGGCATTGGCTTTGCTATGGGCGGCCTAGCCCTTATCTTTAAGCGCATCCAGGCCTTCTTTCAGATCTTCCAGTTTGTCTTTGTGGCTTTCCTCGCCCTGCCCCTAGACCGCTTCCCGTGGGCACAGTTTCTGCCGTTGACCATGGGCGGGCATTTAGTTCGTCAAGTGATGGTTCACGGCACTCGCCTGTGGGAACTGCCCGCATCTTCTCTGGCGGTGCTAGCACTAGTTGGCGTCTTCTACTTAGCACTTGGCCTCACTATCTTTGAGTGGAGCGCGCGTATCGCTAAGCGCAAGGGGCTGCTAGGGCACTATTAGGCTATTAACTAGCTACTTTAGACAAGAACTCCCCCTACCTGTGCGTAGGGGGAGT
It includes:
- a CDS encoding ABC transporter ATP-binding protein encodes the protein MSMLDIHNLRKTFAGKKQKVVAVDDVSFTVLPGEMVGLLGPNGAGKTTIIKSVLGIVEPDSGTISVKGYSPARELRQLLSHTAAVLEGSRNIYWRLSVWENICFFAGIHGISVAAGKSYFEHLLTTFSLKEKRDSEVRHLSQGMKQKVAICCALAKQTSLVFLDEPTLGLDVETSYELRDALKDLVQNEQRTVVVSSHDMDVIQDICQRAIIVSGGRVIADERIIDLLALFESRTFKLVVAGAEHKELLAALTHIFPHFTYSTNDRQLLLTANLPQASDLYALIDLLREHGAELETINQEAPDLEKVFVNLVRKERERCNGI